One stretch of Dethiosulfovibrio peptidovorans DNA includes these proteins:
- a CDS encoding NAD(P)H nitroreductase — protein MSKYPVADLLTKRHSVRKYRQEPVSDELIESCLEAARKAPSACNAQPWFFHVCRSPEIRDRVGHAMNSGIYGKGVNGFITKAPVIIVAEIRRRTKITTWVGGLIRNVSYEPMDVAIAADHLTLQAAALGLGTCWIGWFNESAVRKVLKLPSSIQLVALTLGWPEAPQTPSRRKKIKDIRQFL, from the coding sequence ATGAGTAAATACCCGGTCGCAGACTTGTTGACCAAGCGGCACAGCGTCCGAAAGTATCGCCAAGAACCCGTTTCCGATGAACTCATTGAGAGCTGTCTGGAGGCAGCCAGAAAAGCTCCCAGTGCCTGTAACGCTCAGCCCTGGTTTTTCCACGTCTGCAGAAGTCCTGAAATACGAGACAGGGTCGGTCATGCCATGAACTCGGGGATATACGGCAAAGGTGTTAATGGCTTCATCACCAAGGCACCGGTGATTATCGTGGCTGAGATCCGTCGCCGTACAAAAATAACGACATGGGTGGGTGGCTTGATACGAAACGTTTCCTATGAACCCATGGACGTCGCTATAGCCGCAGACCATCTCACCCTCCAGGCGGCTGCACTGGGATTAGGGACCTGCTGGATCGGCTGGTTCAACGAGAGTGCCGTCAGAAAGGTCTTGAAACTGCCGTCATCAATCCAACTGGTGGCCCTTACCCTGGGATGGCCTGAGGCTCCTCAGACACCGTCTCGCCGAAAGAAGATCAAGGATATCCGACAGTTTCTCTAG
- a CDS encoding MATE family efflux transporter, producing the protein MSSRFELLGIFPVGRTLITLSIPAIIGMLVMASYNVADAVFVGRGVGSHGLGALGTAAPILFIVQGIALLIGIGSASGISRSLGAGDLKTAEATLGTCISVALASGLAVLFLGRFTLPILMAFIGTPTELRPLIDEYLSIIFLGSPFLVAGIAMNCVIRAEGRAAVAMLTLIISAGVNIALDPLFIFVLHMGITGAAIATIIAQAVTFFWALAHYLTPGRSSVTLHRRNLRPTAPILKDIVTVGGSEFARIFAQAVTITVVLNRLSHYGNSTVLAGYAIFFKVMALSIMPIFGIGQGLQPLVGYAHGAGNPNRVCRAVLLAIIGATTFSTGTEVVLMAWPRSIFALFTTDAHLLDVAVDLARKSLLCYATVGFQVIGTVTFQAMGLSKPAMILSLSRQMLFRIPLLFLLPAFFGLSGVFFSFPLADAAAALLTFQLLKVHKRHRIIQMEGLL; encoded by the coding sequence GTGTCATCACGTTTTGAGCTCCTGGGAATCTTCCCTGTAGGACGGACGTTGATTACTCTGTCCATACCGGCCATCATAGGCATGCTGGTTATGGCATCCTACAACGTGGCCGACGCCGTTTTCGTCGGTCGAGGCGTAGGATCTCACGGACTGGGTGCCTTGGGGACAGCAGCCCCCATACTGTTCATCGTTCAGGGCATCGCTTTGCTCATTGGGATCGGAAGTGCCTCCGGCATCTCCCGATCCCTGGGTGCCGGAGACCTGAAAACCGCTGAAGCGACCCTGGGTACGTGCATCAGTGTCGCTTTGGCCAGTGGCCTGGCCGTGTTGTTTCTCGGACGGTTCACCCTGCCAATCCTCATGGCCTTTATAGGCACACCGACAGAACTTCGACCTCTCATCGACGAGTATTTGAGCATCATCTTTCTGGGATCCCCCTTTCTGGTGGCCGGCATCGCTATGAACTGCGTTATACGAGCCGAAGGCAGGGCTGCTGTTGCTATGTTAACCCTGATCATTTCTGCCGGAGTCAACATAGCGTTAGACCCTCTGTTCATCTTCGTTCTGCATATGGGGATCACCGGAGCAGCGATCGCCACAATTATCGCCCAGGCAGTAACTTTTTTTTGGGCTCTGGCCCACTATCTGACTCCGGGAAGAAGTTCGGTAACTCTTCATCGTCGGAACCTTCGTCCTACGGCGCCAATTCTGAAAGACATTGTCACAGTTGGCGGAAGTGAGTTCGCACGGATATTTGCCCAGGCCGTCACAATTACGGTGGTGCTCAATCGGCTCAGCCATTACGGCAACAGCACAGTTTTGGCAGGATATGCAATCTTTTTCAAAGTTATGGCCCTCAGCATCATGCCCATCTTCGGCATTGGGCAGGGACTTCAACCTTTGGTCGGATATGCCCACGGAGCGGGCAATCCCAATCGAGTTTGTCGTGCTGTCCTGTTGGCCATCATCGGTGCTACCACCTTCTCCACCGGCACAGAGGTCGTCCTCATGGCCTGGCCCAGATCGATCTTTGCCCTCTTTACCACCGATGCCCATCTGTTGGACGTAGCTGTAGACCTTGCCCGAAAATCCCTTCTCTGCTACGCAACCGTAGGATTTCAAGTGATAGGGACCGTGACGTTTCAGGCTATGGGCCTGAGCAAACCAGCCATGATTCTGTCACTGAGCCGGCAAATGCTCTTTCGCATTCCCCTGCTCTTCCTCCTCCCGGCCTTCTTTGGTCTTTCCGGGGTATTCTTCTCCTTTCCCCTGGCAGACGCAGCAGCAGCGCTCCTTACCTTTCAACTTTTAAAAGTCCACAAGCGACACAGGATTATCCAAATGGAGGGATTACTATGA